The genomic interval TTCGAGATCGCTTCCTCGCTTCGCTCATCGCGATGACTCCGCTAAACGTCATTTCGCAGAAGTCTTTATCTATTTATTTACATATAAAATTCAAAAAACAGATTTGTACGTATAACTGGAACGGTCAGTCGCCGTTAATACCCCATACACATACTTTATCTTTACCGCTTTGTTTCGCTTTATAAAGCGCTTCATCAGCTTTATCTATCATATCTTGAAGTGACCCGCAATTGTACGGATACGATGATATCCCTATAGAAAGTGTAACCGTTACCTCATCATCTTCAAGACTAATATTATGCGCTTTCACCGCTAGTCTCATACGTTCAGCAACCTGTATCGCAATATTAAGATCAGTTTTAGGAAGTGCAATAGCGATTTCATCCCCACCATATCTTCCGATAAGATCAACGCTTCGCGCCTCATCCTTTAAAATCCCTGAAACTTCACGCAAGAGAATATCCCCGGCGAGATGACCATACTTATCGTTCACATGTTTAAAATTATCAATATCGGCAATGAAAAATGATAGCGGCTGTTTATTTCTATTTGCTCGATCAACTTCGGTTTCAAGAATCTCGACAAAATGTCTTCTGAGGTACAACCCTGTCAAACCGTCTATGATAGATAAATCTCTTACTTTATGGTACAGATTTATTTTCTTGAGCTCATTTGCAAGCTGTGGAGCAAGATTTTGTATTTTTTCAAATCCTATTATATCAACATCAAATACCACAACATAACCTAACAGTTCGTTTTCACTGACAAGTGGCACCGCGCCAAATGTTTCATACTCTTTATCATCACCACTAATATACTGCGTCATCTCACCTTTAGTAACAAATAGAGCATCAGCATTATCTTCAAATGCACTCATGATATTATTATAAAGATTCTTATGAACAACTTCATCAGCTTCATAGACAAAAGTATCTCTCGGTTCATCGCCGACGGGCATATTAAATACTTTTTCAATCTGCAATTCATTGTTCTTGCTCTCAGCTAACACCAGCTGCCCTTCGGAGAACTGGGCAAGGGTGTGTATAAATCGTGTCATAAGCTCAAGCTTGTTGGTGAAATCTAATGTTGCGGTAACACTTTTTATATTTTCGTAATACGATATTGTTGTATCAAGTTCTTTACTTACCCTTACATTTTCTTCCTTTAAGACCTTTGCTTCTTGAGAAAGCATGTCATATTTCTTAACCGCATCATTGTAGTACTCTAAAAAGAGGTTATACTGATTTTCATTTTTCTTTATGTAGTAACGGATAAGATTAAAGATAAAAAGAAAATATCCCGCTAAAAATACGCCGAGTATCGCACCGGGAATAATAAAATCTTCACGACTAACAATAATCCTCGTCATAACATACACTTCCGTTACCACAAGCGATATTAATGTCAACGCAAGTGCTTTTCTACTGCCATAGAATAGCCCAAAAAATATCACTAAAATAAAAAATGTTAATATTAAAAATGTATCCATTGCTCTCGTTCGTAGTTAATCGTTCATGGTTCATAGTAAAAACTTAAAACTAACGAATAGTAATATTTCAATAAAGCGGCTGAAAGCCGTTACCACACTTTTTACTTTTTCGTTTTACCTTTTGCGTTTGTGATTAAAGCTCTGATTTAATCACTCTATTTCTTCCCTGCCGCTTCGCTTCGTAGAGCGCTTTATCTGCTCTATCAACAAATTCATCCGTACTTTTTATTTTGTCGCTATACATACATACGCCAATACTTACCGTCCCGCGCAATTTTTCCTGCCGTATAAGAATTATCTGGCTAGCAATTTTTTCACGAAGCTTTTCAGCAAGCTCAAGAACCACTTGCTCATCATAATCAGGCACTAATATCGCAAATTCTTCCCCGCCATACCGTGAAACAATGCACTTCTTAGAAACATTTTTCTCGAGTATATCAGCATAGCGCTTGAGAACAATATCTCCTGCCGTATGACCATACTGATCATTAAATGATTTAAAATTATCCATATCCAATAACAGTACAGACAAAGTTACCCCACCGGCTTTAGCAACTGAGAATTGTTTTGCTAACTCTTCATTGAAATATGTTTTTACATATAACCCTGTTAACCCGTCCTTAATTGCAAGATCTTCAGTTTGACGGTATAGCATTGCGTTTTTTATCGTGGTAGACGCTATATTGGCGACAATCGATAACAACCGCAAATTACTGAGCTCAAAAGTATTCTCTTTATAACTATCAATTCTTAAAACACCCAGTATCTTACCTTCTGTAATCAGAGGAGCAACAATGATAGACTTTACTTCTTTAAGCGACCGTTGACTGGTATCAATGTGAAAGCGGTAATCCTTCTGCACATCAGTCACCAAAAGCGGCTGCTGGTGCCTCATAACCCAGCGGTTAAACACATCCATGGGATCAGTAAAAAGTGGTCTCTTTTCGAAGGAAATAACCTCAAACGCTTTTAATTCGAGACTCATAAGATCTTTTGCTACAAGAAACAGAAGGTTAATATCACCTTTTCCAATAGTGATATTACTGTATTCTATGATCCTGCGCAGAAGCTCATCAATAGGCAGGGTAAAACTAAGATTTTGGGCAACATCCTTAAAAAACAGAAACCGTTGTTTCATTCTAAGAAGTGATTTATTAATACCTTTTGCATCTTCATGAGTGTTAATCAGAATATTAAAATCTTCTTTAAGCTTCTCGGTCTTGATACGTAATTCTTCATTTTTAATTCTTCTGGTCTCTTTATATTTAAGCAAGATCATGCCTAACAGAATGAATGCGATCGGATATAAATAATAAATGGGCCTCCCGAGCGCAATAGCAATTAATATCGTATATACCGATAAAAAAGTGCTCATAACAACACTCAATAATATTCCGTAATTAAACCAGGTAAACACAACGAGCACAGGTAATATAATGAGAACCACAATAAGAAGTATATGATAAAACTGCAGCGGATATTTATTAAGAACAAATACGAGTATAAAAGAAATGGCTAATACAGTTAAGTAACTGACAAATAAGAAAAACCCTCTAAATTCTCCAATTTTAGTTACTTTCATTGCCTCTCCATCTCACAACAACTCCAATGGTCCGAATTGACTTCTATCTAAGAAGAACTTTCATA from Candidatus Ancaeobacter aquaticus carries:
- a CDS encoding GGDEF domain-containing protein, with amino-acid sequence MDTFLILTFFILVIFFGLFYGSRKALALTLISLVVTEVYVMTRIIVSREDFIIPGAILGVFLAGYFLFIFNLIRYYIKKNENQYNLFLEYYNDAVKKYDMLSQEAKVLKEENVRVSKELDTTISYYENIKSVTATLDFTNKLELMTRFIHTLAQFSEGQLVLAESKNNELQIEKVFNMPVGDEPRDTFVYEADEVVHKNLYNNIMSAFEDNADALFVTKGEMTQYISGDDKEYETFGAVPLVSENELLGYVVVFDVDIIGFEKIQNLAPQLANELKKINLYHKVRDLSIIDGLTGLYLRRHFVEILETEVDRANRNKQPLSFFIADIDNFKHVNDKYGHLAGDILLREVSGILKDEARSVDLIGRYGGDEIAIALPKTDLNIAIQVAERMRLAVKAHNISLEDDEVTVTLSIGISSYPYNCGSLQDMIDKADEALYKAKQSGKDKVCVWGINGD
- a CDS encoding sensor domain-containing diguanylate cyclase codes for the protein MKVTKIGEFRGFFLFVSYLTVLAISFILVFVLNKYPLQFYHILLIVVLIILPVLVVFTWFNYGILLSVVMSTFLSVYTILIAIALGRPIYYLYPIAFILLGMILLKYKETRRIKNEELRIKTEKLKEDFNILINTHEDAKGINKSLLRMKQRFLFFKDVAQNLSFTLPIDELLRRIIEYSNITIGKGDINLLFLVAKDLMSLELKAFEVISFEKRPLFTDPMDVFNRWVMRHQQPLLVTDVQKDYRFHIDTSQRSLKEVKSIIVAPLITEGKILGVLRIDSYKENTFELSNLRLLSIVANIASTTIKNAMLYRQTEDLAIKDGLTGLYVKTYFNEELAKQFSVAKAGGVTLSVLLLDMDNFKSFNDQYGHTAGDIVLKRYADILEKNVSKKCIVSRYGGEEFAILVPDYDEQVVLELAEKLREKIASQIILIRQEKLRGTVSIGVCMYSDKIKSTDEFVDRADKALYEAKRQGRNRVIKSEL